A single genomic interval of Adhaeribacter pallidiroseus harbors:
- a CDS encoding SusD/RagB family nutrient-binding outer membrane lipoprotein, translating to MKNKFIYHTLLLVLGLAFSSCENFLDVNTNPNAATTVDPKLLFSNATVNWINSRSGGDLYIPTALAGQSIASGGNNPTGWGIPSEEQYQISPFSTGNTWRANYTSVGSNLTEAIRLAESAVPARVNAAAQSKVMLAMVVYETTTLYGDIPFSEAWNVEIAAPKFDPQPQVLEGVLSLLDEALAQFDLAAAPALKISDYDLFYKGDLTKWQRLAKSVKLRTLLTMVDKDPSKAAVIGQLVTEGGMISSAADNFLVNYEATAGKRNPKFGLSDQYNAGTPFFFGSKYVVDFMNSIKDPRLPKFFDKPAGAANYVGVQPGEDGDDDVNVRIAKSLHRADAPDVIFSYQEQLFYEAEVNARGLGIPVNLAAATTLYRKAAEESSKFFGVDAATAATFAASLTDLTTLSNREAVKLIHYHNWVDKMDRGVDAFTQWRRSGPEGDEVPNLTLPVGAPAGGLFRRFEYPATNEIASNPNAPQELIPYNSKMWFDL from the coding sequence ATGAAAAATAAATTTATATACCACACTTTATTGCTGGTGTTAGGCTTAGCATTTTCTTCGTGCGAGAATTTTTTAGATGTTAACACTAACCCCAATGCCGCCACCACAGTTGATCCTAAGTTATTATTTTCGAATGCTACGGTAAACTGGATTAATTCCCGTTCGGGTGGCGACTTGTATATTCCTACGGCCTTAGCCGGTCAATCCATTGCTTCCGGAGGCAATAACCCTACCGGTTGGGGTATACCTTCGGAAGAACAATACCAGATATCGCCATTTAGTACGGGTAATACCTGGCGAGCAAATTACACCTCGGTAGGTTCTAACTTAACAGAAGCTATCCGGTTAGCCGAAAGTGCCGTACCGGCTCGAGTAAATGCGGCGGCGCAATCAAAAGTAATGCTGGCCATGGTGGTGTACGAAACAACTACCCTTTACGGGGATATTCCTTTTTCTGAAGCTTGGAACGTAGAAATAGCGGCACCTAAGTTTGACCCGCAGCCCCAAGTTTTGGAAGGTGTACTTAGTCTTTTGGATGAGGCTTTAGCGCAGTTTGACTTAGCGGCTGCACCGGCGCTTAAAATTTCGGATTATGATTTGTTTTACAAAGGCGATTTAACCAAATGGCAACGGCTGGCAAAGTCTGTTAAGTTGCGCACTCTGCTAACCATGGTCGATAAAGACCCAAGTAAAGCCGCGGTTATTGGGCAATTAGTAACGGAAGGTGGCATGATTAGTTCGGCAGCTGATAATTTTCTGGTAAACTACGAAGCCACCGCTGGTAAACGTAATCCTAAATTTGGTTTGAGCGATCAATACAATGCCGGTACGCCCTTCTTTTTTGGCTCCAAATACGTGGTGGATTTTATGAATAGCATAAAAGATCCTCGTTTACCCAAGTTTTTTGATAAACCAGCAGGTGCTGCTAATTACGTGGGGGTGCAACCGGGTGAAGACGGCGACGACGATGTAAACGTACGGATTGCCAAGTCTTTGCACCGGGCCGATGCGCCGGATGTAATTTTTAGTTACCAGGAACAACTATTTTACGAAGCAGAAGTAAACGCCCGGGGTTTAGGCATACCGGTAAATTTAGCAGCGGCTACTACCTTATACCGGAAAGCAGCAGAAGAATCGAGTAAATTCTTTGGCGTAGATGCAGCAACCGCCGCTACTTTTGCCGCCTCTTTAACCGATTTAACCACTCTAAGCAACCGGGAAGCCGTAAAGTTAATTCATTATCACAATTGGGTTGATAAAATGGACCGCGGTGTAGATGCTTTTACGCAATGGCGAAGATCTGGTCCGGAGGGTGACGAAGTGCCCAATCTAACTTTACCGGTTGGGGCTCCGGCGGGTGGTTTATTCCGGCGGTTTGAGTATCCGGCTACGAACGAAATAGCGTCGAACCCCAATGCGCCGCAGGAGCTAATTCCGTACAATTCAAAAATGTGGTTTGATTTATAA
- a CDS encoding sodium:solute symporter family transporter, whose protein sequence is MSTIDWIVLISTLAFIVIYGVWKTRRADKNIEGYLKGNNTERWWMMGLSIMATQASAITFLSTPGQAYEDGMRFIQFYLGLPLAMIIIAATIIPNFYRLKVYTAYEYLESRFDLKCRLLAAFLFLVQRGLSTGITIYAPSIIFSTILGWNLQMTILVMGVLVTVYTVSGGTRAVSVTHQQQMAIMLCGMVLAGLTVMYLLPKHISFGQAIEVAGKMGKLNLIDFKLNWDDRYNFWSGMLGGLFVALSYFGADQSQVGRYLSGESIAQSRLSVLFNGLLKIPMQFLILFIGVLVFLFYQFHQPPVFFNQVELNKISASSQAPALKQLQADYATNFQQKQTQVNQLVSALKTDDQAQITATQQALATTEANGKAIRQQVNGLLQQVDPKGETRDTDYVFITFIITYLPHGLIGLLIAVIFSAGMSSTAAGLNSLGSTTVIDFYKRTIRPEASSEHYVFMSKIFTAVWAVTGVLFATLASQLENLIQAVNLLGSYFYGPILGIFIAAFYVKYIKSHAVFWGALLAEAGVVWISISTKMAYLWWNPIGCGLVLVFGILIQFFLNQQPPRAIKI, encoded by the coding sequence ATGAGTACTATTGACTGGATAGTACTTATTAGCACCCTGGCTTTTATCGTGATTTATGGCGTCTGGAAAACCCGCCGGGCCGACAAAAACATAGAAGGTTACCTGAAGGGCAATAACACCGAGCGTTGGTGGATGATGGGACTCTCGATTATGGCCACCCAAGCCAGTGCCATTACTTTTTTGTCTACGCCCGGTCAGGCTTACGAAGATGGTATGCGGTTTATTCAGTTTTACCTGGGTTTACCCTTAGCCATGATAATTATTGCGGCTACCATTATCCCTAACTTTTACCGCTTAAAAGTATATACCGCCTACGAGTACCTGGAAAGCCGCTTTGATTTAAAATGCCGGTTGCTGGCCGCTTTCTTGTTTCTGGTACAACGGGGGTTATCTACGGGCATTACTATTTACGCCCCTTCTATTATCTTTTCGACTATCCTGGGCTGGAACTTGCAGATGACCATTCTGGTGATGGGCGTTTTGGTTACCGTTTATACCGTTTCGGGTGGTACCCGGGCGGTAAGTGTTACGCACCAGCAACAAATGGCCATTATGTTGTGCGGCATGGTGCTGGCCGGCCTTACCGTGATGTACTTACTGCCCAAGCATATTTCCTTCGGGCAAGCCATTGAGGTAGCCGGTAAAATGGGGAAACTCAACTTAATTGATTTTAAACTAAACTGGGACGACCGGTATAATTTCTGGTCGGGCATGTTGGGTGGTTTGTTTGTGGCTTTGTCTTACTTTGGAGCCGACCAATCGCAAGTAGGGCGTTATTTATCGGGAGAGTCGATTGCGCAGAGCCGTTTAAGCGTGCTGTTTAACGGTTTATTAAAAATTCCCATGCAGTTCCTGATTTTGTTTATTGGGGTGCTGGTGTTTTTATTTTATCAGTTTCATCAGCCACCGGTATTTTTTAACCAAGTAGAGCTGAATAAAATTTCTGCCTCTTCCCAGGCACCGGCATTAAAGCAGCTCCAAGCTGATTATGCCACTAATTTCCAGCAAAAGCAAACGCAGGTAAATCAATTGGTAAGCGCCCTGAAAACGGATGACCAAGCCCAGATTACCGCTACGCAACAAGCGCTGGCAACCACCGAAGCCAATGGCAAAGCTATCCGCCAGCAAGTAAATGGTTTGTTACAGCAAGTAGACCCCAAAGGCGAAACCCGCGACACGGATTATGTATTTATCACTTTTATCATTACCTACCTGCCCCACGGTTTAATTGGATTATTAATCGCGGTTATTTTTAGTGCCGGGATGTCGTCTACGGCGGCGGGCCTAAATTCATTGGGTTCCACTACCGTTATTGATTTTTACAAGCGTACTATCCGGCCCGAAGCCTCTTCGGAACACTACGTGTTCATGTCGAAAATATTTACGGCGGTTTGGGCAGTAACGGGAGTCTTATTTGCCACGTTAGCTTCACAGCTGGAGAATCTTATACAAGCGGTTAATTTGTTAGGTTCTTATTTTTACGGACCCATTTTGGGTATTTTTATCGCGGCTTTTTACGTAAAGTACATCAAATCGCACGCGGTTTTCTGGGGAGCATTACTGGCCGAAGCCGGCGTCGTCTGGATTTCGATCAGTACCAAAATGGCTTATTTGTGGTGGAACCCCATTGGCTGCGGCTTGGTGCTGGTATTTGGGATACTTATTCAGTTTTTTTTAAATCAACAGCCACCGCGCGCGATAAAAATTTAA
- a CDS encoding SDR family NAD(P)-dependent oxidoreductase yields MNYYIITGTSKGIGKAIAEALLQHEQNYVYGVSRNCTITHPRYHHQPLNLSDIVALENNLHKVFPVLKDAEKIVLVNNAGVVGEVAYLGSQTSHNFAYVFDVNVMAPAILINTFLSAYHAETCPKIILNISSGAGKKPVDGWSAYCASKAALDMLSLTVQQEQQLLGNNVRVFAFSPGVVDTAMQEHLREVDASQFSAAERFKNLKNTNQLLSPEVVAEKIYKLLNNYGQYAEVVFRIDALD; encoded by the coding sequence ATGAACTACTACATCATCACGGGCACCAGTAAAGGCATTGGTAAAGCTATAGCCGAAGCTTTGTTGCAACACGAGCAAAATTATGTGTACGGCGTTTCGCGCAATTGCACCATTACGCACCCCCGTTACCACCACCAACCCCTTAATTTGTCAGATATTGTAGCGTTGGAAAACAACCTGCATAAGGTATTCCCGGTCTTAAAAGATGCCGAAAAAATTGTGCTGGTAAATAATGCCGGCGTAGTAGGGGAGGTAGCTTACCTGGGCAGCCAAACCTCGCACAATTTTGCCTACGTATTTGATGTAAACGTGATGGCCCCAGCCATTCTGATAAATACTTTTCTGAGTGCTTACCATGCCGAAACCTGCCCGAAAATTATATTGAATATTTCTTCCGGAGCCGGTAAAAAACCAGTAGATGGCTGGTCAGCGTATTGTGCTTCCAAAGCGGCGCTGGATATGCTTTCTTTAACGGTGCAGCAGGAGCAGCAGCTTTTAGGCAATAACGTGCGGGTTTTTGCTTTTTCGCCGGGCGTAGTAGATACCGCCATGCAGGAACACCTCCGGGAGGTAGACGCCAGCCAGTTTAGTGCAGCCGAGCGGTTTAAAAATTTAAAAAATACGAATCAATTGCTTTCGCCGGAAGTCGTAGCGGAGAAAATCTATAAGTTGCTAAATAACTACGGGCAATATGCAGAGGTGGTATTTCGGATAGATGCCCTAGACTAA